From the Chryseobacterium sp. G0201 genome, the window TTGATCTCTTCTTCCGTTACATTTTCTTTTACATCCTGTATCAATGTATAATTATATTTAAAAACTTTATTTGGCTCTGCTGAGACGCTGTCCAGACGTATTCCGTCATTTAGAATTTGCGGAGTAAGCTTGTTCATATTGATTGCAGCTTCTTTCAATTCGTCATCAATTGTTTTCTCTTTATTACAAGAAATTAATAATAGGAATGAACTTAATGAAAGTACGATTAAATTTTTCATAATTAAAGATTTTGGTGATTTGATACTTAAAGATATGATTATTTAAATTAAACAATCAAGCACCTGTATATCATCAATTTAAAAATTACTTTTACCTTTCATAAACATCTTCAATTTCTCTTACTTTGCCATCAAGAATATCACTATATACAATTGAAAATTTATCTTTAGACAGTATTTTATATTGATCAAGTTTCTTTAAATCTGCATCCCAATAAGAAAAAGAACTTTGATTTATCACAACCGTAATTTTGCCCGAAGAACTTTTAATAGTACAGTCTTTTCCTGTAGCATAGTTTTTAGTTAAAAACAGATTTCCATTTTCTTTTTCGAAAACGAGATAATATTTTTTC encodes:
- a CDS encoding lipocalin family protein, producing the protein MGKIISILLLCIMVTSCQSQHKKKEIKSKPTISVKSDAEYFLGTWKFVEKKYLDGTEKKIYPLHECMKKYYLVFEKENGNLFLTKNYATGKDCTIKSSSGKITVVINQSSFSYWDADLKKLDQYKILSKDKFSIVYSDILDGKVREIEDVYER